A genomic segment from Peribacillus sp. ACCC06369 encodes:
- a CDS encoding DUF1292 domain-containing protein, which yields MEHGENNITVVDENGNEQLCEILFTFDSDKFNKSYVLYYPMSAEDEEEEIEIHASSFVPSEDNKDGELTPIETEEEWDLVEEMLNTFLDQEEAEEE from the coding sequence ATGGAACACGGCGAAAACAACATTACAGTAGTAGATGAAAACGGAAACGAGCAGCTTTGCGAAATCCTTTTCACATTCGACTCAGATAAATTCAACAAATCTTATGTACTTTACTATCCGATGTCTGCAGAAGATGAAGAGGAAGAAATTGAAATCCACGCTTCATCATTCGTACCAAGCGAAGATAATAAAGATGGTGAACTTACACCCATCGAAACAGAAGAAGAATGGGATCTAGTCGAAGAAATGTTAAATACATTCCTTGACCAAGAAGAAGCTGAAGAAGAATAA
- the ruvX gene encoding Holliday junction resolvase RuvX, protein MRTMGLDLGSKTIGVAVSDAMGWTAQGLETIKINEAGNDFGFKRLNEIIKEHEVSKIVLGLPKNMNGTVGPRGEISQDFAKRLEKKFKLPVFLWDERLTTMAAERVLLEADVSRSKRKKVIDKMAAVMILQGFLDRQTNSI, encoded by the coding sequence ATGCGCACAATGGGACTTGATTTAGGTTCAAAAACCATCGGCGTTGCCGTGAGTGACGCGATGGGTTGGACTGCACAAGGATTGGAAACGATCAAAATTAACGAAGCTGGAAATGACTTCGGCTTTAAACGTCTCAATGAAATTATAAAAGAGCATGAAGTTTCTAAAATTGTCCTGGGTTTACCTAAAAATATGAATGGTACTGTTGGACCGCGAGGCGAGATCAGTCAAGATTTCGCTAAACGATTAGAAAAAAAATTCAAGCTGCCGGTGTTTCTCTGGGATGAACGGTTGACAACTATGGCGGCTGAACGTGTCCTTCTTGAGGCGGACGTGAGCCGAAGCAAACGCAAGAAAGTCATTGATAAAATGGCTGCTGTCATGATTCTGCAAGGATTCTTGGACAGACAAACAAATTCAATATGA
- a CDS encoding IreB family regulatory phosphoprotein has translation MSSFDKTMKFNFPEEPFERDVQEVLSQVYVALQEKGYNPINQIVGYLLSGDPAYIPRHMDARNIIRKLERDEIIEELVKSYLKNHREEY, from the coding sequence ATGAGTTCCTTTGATAAAACGATGAAATTTAATTTTCCCGAAGAACCATTCGAAAGAGATGTACAAGAAGTATTGTCTCAAGTTTATGTTGCTCTTCAGGAAAAAGGTTATAACCCGATCAACCAAATTGTCGGTTATCTATTATCTGGTGACCCGGCCTACATCCCGCGCCATATGGACGCTCGGAACATTATTCGTAAGCTTGAACGCGATGAAATCATCGAAGAATTGGTTAAGTCGTATCTTAAGAATCATCGAGAGGAATACTAA
- the alaS gene encoding alanine--tRNA ligase, translating to MKYLTGAQIRQMYLDFFSEKGHNIEPSASLVPHEDPSLLWINSGVATLKKYFDGRVIPENPRITNAQKAIRTNDIENVGKTARHHTFFEMLGNFSIGEYFKEEAITWAWEFLTDEKWIGFDKEKLAVTIHPEDDEAFELWNKKIGVPAERIIRLKENFWDIGEGPSGPNTEIFYDRGPAYGDDPNDPELYPGGENERHLEVWNLVFSQFNHNPDGSYTPLPKKNIDTGMGLERMASVVQDVETNYDTDLFMPIIRAVEEISDVKYGVDAEKNVAFKVIADHIRTVAFAVGDGALPSNEGRGYVLRRLLRRAVRYAKQININRPFMFELVTVVGEIMKDFYPEVLNNKEFIAKVIKNEEERFHETLHDGLAILSEVIRKEKEKGGTTIPGSDAFRLYDTYGFPIELTEEYAEEEGMTVDQAGFEKEMDAQRERARSARQDVDSMQIQGGVLGDIKVESEFVGYDQVAVEAKVSAIIKNGELVTEAQEGEEVQVILNKTPFYAESGGQIADKGTMASDAVKVDVHDVQKAPNGQNLHRVTVAAGTLTSDSDIVAAVDQENRIHITKNHTATHLLHQALKDVLGTHVNQAGSLVQAERLRFDFSHFGQITAEEIERIETIVNEKIWQSLQVNTDYKNIEEAKAMGAMALFGEKYGKIVRVVQIGDYSLELCGGVHVPNTAVIGLFKIVSESGIGAGTRRIEAVTGAGAYKLMTDQIGVLKDAAAKLKTNLKDVPSRIETVLAEVKDLYRENESLTAKLSNIEAGSLVSNVKDINGVQVLVAKVQATDMNNLRAMADDLKQKLDSVIIVLGSAQGDKVNLIAGVTKDYIDRGFHAGKLIKEVASRCGGGGGGRPDMAQAGGKDPEKLDAALNFVEEWVLSIS from the coding sequence ATGAAGTATTTAACCGGTGCTCAAATCCGCCAAATGTATTTAGATTTTTTTAGTGAAAAAGGCCATAACATCGAACCAAGCGCGTCATTGGTTCCTCATGAAGATCCATCATTGCTTTGGATCAATTCCGGGGTGGCGACGTTAAAGAAATATTTTGATGGACGGGTGATTCCCGAAAATCCAAGGATTACAAATGCACAAAAGGCCATCCGTACAAACGATATTGAAAACGTGGGGAAAACGGCACGTCATCATACGTTTTTCGAAATGCTCGGCAACTTCTCCATTGGTGAATACTTCAAAGAAGAAGCCATCACATGGGCATGGGAGTTTTTGACGGATGAAAAGTGGATTGGGTTCGACAAAGAGAAATTGGCTGTGACAATCCATCCTGAAGATGATGAAGCCTTCGAACTCTGGAATAAGAAAATCGGTGTTCCAGCTGAAAGAATCATTCGCCTGAAAGAAAACTTCTGGGATATCGGTGAGGGTCCAAGTGGCCCGAATACAGAGATTTTCTATGACCGCGGACCAGCATATGGCGATGACCCGAATGATCCGGAACTATATCCAGGCGGTGAAAATGAACGGCATCTAGAGGTCTGGAATCTTGTGTTTTCTCAATTCAACCATAATCCGGACGGTTCTTATACACCGCTTCCAAAGAAAAATATCGATACGGGCATGGGTCTTGAACGTATGGCTTCCGTCGTTCAAGATGTAGAGACTAACTATGATACGGATTTATTCATGCCGATCATCCGGGCAGTCGAAGAGATCTCCGATGTGAAATATGGTGTTGATGCAGAAAAAAATGTTGCTTTCAAGGTCATTGCCGACCATATTCGTACGGTTGCCTTTGCGGTAGGTGACGGGGCTCTTCCATCCAACGAAGGCCGAGGCTATGTATTGCGCCGTTTGCTTCGCAGAGCGGTTCGTTATGCTAAGCAAATCAACATCAATCGACCATTCATGTTCGAACTTGTGACGGTCGTCGGCGAAATCATGAAAGACTTCTACCCTGAAGTCCTCAATAATAAAGAATTCATTGCAAAAGTTATCAAGAATGAAGAGGAACGCTTCCACGAAACCCTACATGATGGACTGGCCATCCTTTCTGAAGTCATTAGAAAGGAAAAGGAAAAAGGCGGTACAACCATTCCAGGCAGTGATGCATTCCGTTTATATGACACATATGGTTTCCCGATCGAGTTAACGGAAGAATATGCAGAAGAAGAAGGCATGACGGTCGATCAAGCCGGTTTTGAAAAAGAAATGGATGCACAGCGTGAACGTGCCCGTTCAGCACGTCAAGATGTTGATTCCATGCAAATCCAAGGCGGGGTATTAGGCGATATTAAAGTTGAAAGTGAATTTGTCGGCTATGATCAAGTTGCGGTTGAAGCAAAAGTTTCTGCCATCATTAAAAATGGCGAGCTTGTTACGGAGGCACAAGAAGGTGAAGAAGTTCAGGTAATCTTGAACAAGACTCCTTTCTACGCGGAAAGCGGCGGGCAAATAGCTGATAAAGGAACGATGGCTAGTGATGCCGTGAAGGTTGATGTCCATGATGTTCAAAAAGCTCCTAATGGCCAAAATCTGCACCGTGTAACAGTGGCTGCCGGCACTTTAACATCAGATTCCGATATCGTTGCTGCGGTAGATCAAGAAAACCGCATCCATATCACGAAAAATCATACTGCGACACATCTTCTGCACCAGGCGTTGAAAGATGTGCTTGGTACACATGTCAATCAGGCTGGTTCACTCGTACAAGCTGAGCGCCTTCGCTTCGATTTCTCTCATTTTGGCCAGATAACGGCGGAAGAGATTGAGCGGATCGAAACGATTGTAAATGAAAAGATTTGGCAAAGTTTACAAGTGAATACGGACTATAAAAACATTGAAGAAGCTAAAGCGATGGGTGCAATGGCCTTGTTCGGCGAAAAATACGGCAAGATTGTCCGTGTCGTTCAAATAGGCGATTATAGTCTTGAACTTTGCGGGGGTGTCCACGTCCCGAATACAGCGGTGATCGGCTTGTTCAAAATCGTTTCAGAAAGCGGCATCGGTGCAGGGACTCGCCGGATAGAAGCGGTAACGGGTGCCGGGGCATACAAATTGATGACTGATCAAATCGGTGTCTTGAAAGACGCGGCTGCTAAGTTGAAAACGAACTTGAAAGATGTACCTTCAAGAATTGAAACGGTCTTAGCTGAAGTGAAGGATCTTTATCGTGAGAATGAAAGCCTGACTGCAAAGTTAAGTAATATTGAAGCTGGAAGCCTTGTTTCTAACGTAAAAGACATAAATGGGGTTCAAGTATTGGTGGCAAAAGTTCAAGCTACCGATATGAATAATCTACGTGCCATGGCTGATGATTTGAAACAAAAGCTCGATTCTGTCATTATCGTATTAGGATCCGCCCAAGGTGATAAAGTCAATTTGATTGCTGGGGTTACCAAGGATTATATCGATCGCGGTTTCCATGCTGGTAAATTGATCAAAGAAGTTGCTTCCCGTTGCGGCGGAGGCGGTGGCGGACGTCCAGATATGGCCCAAGCCGGCGGAAAAGACCCTGAAAAATTGGATGCAGCACTTAATTTTGTTGAAGAATGGGTCTTATCGATTTCATAA
- a CDS encoding AI-2E family transporter — MSIRLKWFYRLGFLLLLFFVIYIFMKLKPMWGPFVTVCVTVLLPFLIGAFISYLLHPVVEYLNEKGLRRWLSITIIYLLFFGGIGFAVYKGIPVIVSQVRELSESVPELVDQYRSRIDKLNHQTAAWPFGIHERFEEGVTLFEGWLKRIPEKAMEYAMKMIDFIVLIALIPFIAFYILKDFTVLKKMAWYMTPKKWRKQGRAFVRDVDASLGGYIRGQIIVCALVGLISSLLFWIVGMQYPLLLGAIIGITNVIPYFGPVIGAIPAVIIAATMSVKMVVIIAVIVLLLQFLEGNILSPFIVGKSLHMHPLFIMLALLAGGEIGGITGMVLSIPILAVLKVFVLHARVHFRKKPPLIDK, encoded by the coding sequence GTGAGTATTCGTCTGAAGTGGTTTTATCGCCTGGGTTTTTTATTGCTCTTATTTTTCGTTATCTATATTTTTATGAAACTTAAGCCCATGTGGGGACCTTTCGTTACTGTATGTGTGACGGTACTGCTGCCTTTTTTGATTGGTGCGTTCATCAGTTACTTGCTGCATCCGGTAGTGGAATATTTAAATGAGAAAGGGCTGCGTCGCTGGCTTTCGATTACGATTATCTATTTGTTGTTTTTCGGAGGGATTGGCTTTGCCGTTTATAAAGGTATTCCAGTGATTGTCAGCCAGGTTCGCGAGCTGTCGGAAAGCGTCCCAGAACTGGTTGATCAGTATCGGAGCCGGATAGATAAGCTCAATCATCAAACGGCAGCATGGCCGTTCGGAATTCATGAAAGGTTCGAAGAAGGTGTCACCCTTTTCGAAGGCTGGCTGAAGCGTATTCCAGAGAAGGCGATGGAGTATGCAATGAAGATGATTGATTTCATCGTTCTGATTGCTTTGATTCCATTCATTGCTTTTTATATCCTGAAAGATTTCACTGTTCTAAAAAAAATGGCTTGGTATATGACCCCGAAAAAATGGCGCAAGCAGGGACGGGCATTCGTTCGTGATGTGGATGCGTCGCTGGGCGGCTATATTCGCGGACAAATCATTGTCTGTGCCTTGGTCGGGTTGATTTCCTCGCTGCTTTTCTGGATAGTCGGAATGCAATATCCGCTGCTATTGGGAGCGATAATCGGAATAACGAATGTCATTCCGTATTTCGGGCCTGTAATTGGGGCCATCCCTGCAGTGATCATCGCCGCGACCATGTCAGTGAAAATGGTGGTGATCATCGCGGTCATCGTGCTCCTGCTTCAATTTCTCGAGGGAAATATCCTGTCGCCGTTTATAGTCGGTAAAAGCCTCCATATGCACCCGCTTTTCATCATGCTCGCATTATTGGCCGGAGGTGAAATAGGTGGTATCACGGGCATGGTCCTTTCGATTCCCATTTTGGCTGTGTTGAAAGTTTTTGTGCTTCATGCCCGCGTTCACTTTAGAAAGAAGCCGCCCCTTATTGACAAATAA
- a CDS encoding PRC-barrel domain-containing protein: MTLRTFSLLKGMPVFTIKGERVGTVHDLSISEMGQVTGLVVHQQALFKRAFHLKLDDISSFGPDGIVIMQQDSNLRKVPADSICLSKDELLGRMLFSEMGEELGLLQDVYFKEKMGTIIAYETTDGFFSESTVIESKQPPALGKDTIIVSVYEQ; this comes from the coding sequence ATGACCTTGCGGACGTTTTCATTATTGAAAGGGATGCCGGTTTTTACAATCAAAGGAGAAAGAGTCGGCACGGTCCACGATTTATCAATTTCTGAAATGGGTCAGGTAACAGGCTTGGTCGTTCATCAGCAAGCATTGTTCAAAAGAGCTTTTCATTTGAAACTTGACGATATTTCTTCATTCGGTCCAGATGGGATCGTCATCATGCAACAGGATTCAAACTTAAGGAAAGTGCCTGCGGATTCCATATGCCTATCGAAGGACGAATTATTGGGTCGCATGCTTTTTTCAGAAATGGGCGAAGAACTGGGTTTACTGCAGGATGTATATTTCAAGGAGAAAATGGGCACGATTATAGCGTATGAAACAACGGATGGGTTTTTCTCGGAGTCGACAGTGATAGAATCAAAACAGCCGCCTGCATTAGGGAAGGATACCATCATTGTTTCAGTTTATGAACAGTGA
- a CDS encoding TPM domain-containing protein, with amino-acid sequence MKKLAVFALFFILTCSLANVVAAQPNIPEPVGDIYVQDFAGVLDDQEKSELIELGKRLDDATKAQISVLTVDSMEGSEIEEYSVEALRSFKLGDSELNNGVLIVLAMEEQKIRIEVGYGLEGAITDIKSGQILDNVAIPALKEGKYDVALTETYKAVYNDVMKEYNLGDEFYQDLSVQPESENFQPSGLQIFLIILVVIIVFILDAKFFKGFFLQTLINILLIIISRGGGGGRGGGSGGPRGGGGGSSGGGGASRGW; translated from the coding sequence ATGAAAAAACTAGCTGTGTTTGCGCTATTCTTCATTCTCACGTGCAGTTTAGCAAACGTGGTCGCAGCACAACCTAACATCCCTGAACCAGTTGGGGATATATATGTTCAGGACTTCGCCGGAGTCCTGGATGATCAGGAAAAATCCGAACTCATCGAACTTGGGAAACGATTGGATGATGCTACAAAAGCACAAATTTCCGTTTTGACGGTTGATTCCATGGAAGGATCCGAGATCGAGGAGTACTCGGTCGAGGCATTGAGATCATTCAAACTGGGTGATTCCGAGCTGAACAATGGAGTTCTAATTGTTCTAGCCATGGAAGAACAGAAAATCCGTATTGAAGTGGGTTACGGTTTGGAAGGGGCCATTACCGATATAAAATCTGGTCAGATTTTGGACAATGTGGCTATCCCTGCGCTGAAAGAGGGTAAATATGATGTTGCCCTGACGGAAACCTATAAGGCCGTATATAACGATGTCATGAAAGAATACAACCTAGGTGACGAGTTTTATCAAGATCTCTCCGTTCAGCCTGAGTCAGAAAACTTTCAGCCATCAGGTTTACAGATTTTCCTCATTATCCTCGTTGTCATCATCGTATTCATCCTCGATGCCAAGTTCTTTAAAGGATTTTTCCTCCAAACGCTAATCAATATCCTTTTGATAATCATCAGTCGCGGAGGCGGCGGTGGCCGTGGAGGCGGCAGCGGCGGTCCACGTGGAGGTGGCGGAGGAAGTTCCGGTGGCGGAGGTGCCAGCAGGGGATGGTAA
- a CDS encoding LemA family protein produces MKKGWILGIVVVVLLVIFGASSYNGLVSASEDVDNKWSQVDNQLKRRADLIPNLVETVKGYASHETEAIKAVSDARSKLAGANSTEDAIDADQELSGALSRLLVVVENYPDLKANENFKGLMDSLEGTENRLTVARKDYNDEVTNYNKMIKRFPKNMMAGVFGFDAKPYFEVTDQEKETPKVDFGSDK; encoded by the coding sequence ATGAAAAAAGGTTGGATACTAGGAATAGTCGTTGTCGTTTTGCTGGTCATTTTTGGGGCATCTTCGTACAACGGCCTTGTAAGTGCAAGTGAAGATGTCGACAATAAATGGTCACAGGTGGATAACCAATTGAAACGAAGGGCGGATTTGATTCCGAACCTTGTTGAAACGGTCAAGGGTTATGCTTCGCATGAAACGGAAGCCATTAAAGCGGTGAGTGATGCACGCTCGAAGCTAGCCGGCGCCAACTCGACTGAAGATGCAATTGATGCCGATCAAGAATTGAGCGGGGCCTTAAGCCGTCTTTTGGTGGTTGTCGAGAACTATCCGGATTTAAAGGCCAATGAGAACTTCAAGGGTCTCATGGATAGTTTGGAAGGAACGGAAAATCGACTGACAGTAGCACGAAAAGACTATAATGATGAAGTTACAAACTATAATAAGATGATTAAACGCTTTCCGAAGAATATGATGGCAGGAGTGTTCGGGTTCGATGCTAAACCATATTTTGAAGTGACCGATCAAGAAAAAGAAACGCCAAAGGTTGATTTCGGGAGCGATAAATAA